The genomic region NNNNNNNNNNNNNNNNNNNNNNNNNNNNNNNNNNNNNNNNNNNNNNNNNNNNNNNNNNNNNNNNNNNNNNNNNNNNNNNNNNNNNNNNNNNNNNNNNNNNNNNNNNNNNNNNNNNNNNNNNNNNNNNNNNNNNNNNNNNNNNNNNNNNNNNNNNNTTTTTTTTTTCATGGGCCGGTCGCCGGAAAGGCAACCGGTGTAACAAAACGTCGATCTGGCCGGATCTGGCCACTATGGCGCTAGATCGGCGCTTCCCCATGGCTGGATCTGGCCGTGGAGTGCCAGATCCAACCGTGGGATCTGGTCGGGAAGCACCAGATCTGGTGCTTCCCGCGGCGAGATCTGGCCGTTGAGTGCCAGATCTGGCTGGATCTCGGTTCAATATTGTCGGAAAGGACTAGATCGACGTTTTTCAATCATATTCGGTTGCTGCCGTCGCCGTCGCCGCCGTTGCCGCCGCCGTCGCCGGTGTTGAGTTccagttagagagagaatgagagagggagaagagagagaaagaaaagggaaaatgagagaaaaaaagtatttataggtatagggttgtaatatttttaggtTATAAGGGCTATTTTGGtcattatatatttgaaagcTATTCCATGAGCCATGGAATAGCTATTACTGGGGAGGGGGAAGGGAATAGCTATTATTGACTTTTAACCTATTTGACAGAATTTTTATTCTTGCGAAATTGCTATTTCGTATTTCAATTTGGTACCAAACGAAGGAATAGGAAATGACCGGGAATAGAGGGGGAATAGCATAGCTATTCCCCGTACCAAACGTGCCATTAGTTTCTTGGATTGCAAGTTAGGCTATTAGTTGGAATAAGTTCAGTATAATTGAAACCAATATAATTACATTGGCTAGAAACCAATATAATTACATTGGCTAGAAACACAAGTGGATGATGTAATGCTCGTGAGTCATATTCTGTAAGTAGTTTGCCATGTTTAATGATCAAGAAGTCAAGCTAATAAAGATGTGCATATTGTCGAGTTGTGGAACCTCACTTTTCCACGTCCTCCATCTATATCGCcccaaataattaaatggtTAAAACTATTATCAGatgaaattaagctaaatgtGGATAAGTGGTCTAAAAATGCCAACATGTAGCAAGTGGAGGAGTTGTTTGAGACCATACAGGTAaacttttttttggtttctatGAGAATTTTGGCCGACAGAATTCTTTACAGGCAAAACTTCTCGCTTTAAAAAGAGGTTTATCTTTATGCCAAGAATGCAATTTTGACAAAGTAAGGATTGAAATGGATGCATTGGTAGTTTGTGAATATGATGCAGAAAAGCAACTTAGGCTCCCATAACACCAGATATTTATTGGCCTCCGTACAAAATCTCTTAAAGCATTTTTCGTTTAGAATTACTCACATTCACCGTGAAGGGAACCAAGCTGCCGACTTTCTTTCCAATCAAGGGTACTTGCATGATGGATTGAGGGTGTTCCAAGTTGAAGCCGGCGAATTAAGAGGTATCCTTAGGCTAGATAAGTTAAACTTACCTTATGTTAGAATCAAATAATTGTAAGGAATTAATActcctaatttattttttgttcgtagttttattttaattagtatTACTTATGCTATGCATTCATAGTAAATATGAGAGGAAAGTAGTACCTTCAATAGGTCTTCTTTCTCTCATATCTTATGTAATTCTGAAAGTAAGGTTTATGTCCTCCTCCTTTATGtacttatttttcttattttaataaaattttaacaatataACTAGGCCCTGTGagaattttcaattaaaaaaaaagctaataAAGATGAACTAAAGTTATTTAATTGGGTTCGGTTCTtatatatttacttatttttaatatacCATTAACTTCAGTCatgtattaattaaaaagtgaTGAAGGAATTGGATCCAATATATGTATCCTTACGGATAAATTGCAagattattactattttaaaaaattcagtATTTTATAAAGTGGTCTGATAAATGAGCCATTCTTTGGTAGTAATACTTTATCTTTTACTTGTAATTGATTTGTACTCTCATCAAAGAAGTAACCAAAACAACATTTAttttgcaaaaataaaaaattaaagagacaTGCACGTTAGAATAACCCAATTATTAATAATGGGAATCACCTACGCCTACCTTGTTTCCCATTCTGTTggaaacgaaaaaaaaaaacaaacagaggacgttttttaattaaaaatagtcTCTCTCACAagtgaaataaaatatacaattTTCTAACTCCTCAAGCACGCCAatacaaagagaaaaacagTCTGAAAGGAGAATAAAACTAGAAAAAGGAGGAACCCTAAtacaagaaatttaaaaatttgctAATAATTTATGGGGCAGTTACACAACAACAATTACTTAGTCTAACAAAGCTTGAACCAAAGACGAAATTAGAGTGACCGGATCACCAAATATAGCCGAAACCACTAGCTTGAGAATGAGCCATAATTTTCTAGCCTTCCTCCACCCTGAGGTTCCCCCACTTCGGCCTGCTAGCTCTTGACTTGGACCACTAATTTGCAATTCATTGGTAACATCTAATTGAAAATAACCACCTTGCCAATTCTCTATGATCGCTTCCTTAACACATGCTACATGATAACAATAGTTACCACATGAAGAAACATAGGACCAACCCTTTACTCCATTTGCAATTTCCTTCCTCTTGCATTTCAAGCATTTGGATCGAACTTGGTTACTAAGGTAGATTTTTTCCCCGTTGCTCGATAAGCTCCTGGGGAGTTCAGCGCAACAAGGATGTAAATCGTGTGCATGCTCGTGGGAGCATTGGTACAAGAAGCCCTTGATGTCCAATCCGCAAGCGTCGCAAAACCTAGCACGCCATCCGGGAGTTTCCTTGTAGAATTTGAAGTTACATCTCTTCAAAAACGGATGGGAAGTGGAAGGTGGAGCATTTCCGCATTCTTTATGAAGATGGAAGTTGCACTTCTCGTAGGGACATTGGTAACACAACCCAAACCCAAGCTCTTTGCATCCATCGCATCGAAAAGGAACTTCAGCCGATTCCAGTAGAAGCCGATGTGGGTGACTAAAATGATCTATTTctgtaaatctcattttttacCGGAGAGATATTGAgagaaaacaataataatataataataatcacGTGTTTCCTGCATAACAAAACACATGTTATTTATAAATGTTacataatattgttttataataaagaaataaaatattcatacTTCGTTGGGTAAATAGAAAATACGACAACTGGCCTATTACTTAAGAAAGTCGTGCAAATTGTATACCTGtctatataaaaatatttgaggCCAAACTCAATCgaaaacaattaattattatatccTTCCTTAACAATCATATAGTCTGTAAGGAGGATGGCATTAACAATCATCGTAACATATAGGGTGTTTATAGTGTCTATCTGCTGTGAGCTGAATGAAGATGTAATGCCATAATGAGTATATAATTGGTTAGAAGATAACTGTAAACTCCAATTGATATTTGTGTAATTTATTATTCAACTATATACGAgatatgtttttaaaagaaataaaataaaagatagaTATATTTACCTGTGTGAGAAGATCAACGAGCGAAAGATACGCCACTGAGAAACCTATGATATTGAATAGTGGAAAGATGAATTACCCGTTGATCGAGAGTGACCTATTTATATTGCTAATAAACCGACTTTGAAAAAACAATTCCAAGAAATTGTCATTgttaaaattcatttcttCTCAATTTATCCAACAAGACAGTCATTGTCTTTTCCGTTAAGGAAATCGTATATTCCATGAATTTAACCCGAAGTTTCCCTGTTTTAACTCTTCAATGTTGGATAGAAGCAAGATTAGTTTTTAAACTAAGATGGGTGATTGAGGTGGTGcaacaattttattatttaatttttgataagGAGATGTAACGGTATTTATcacttaatttcattttcatcttAAAAGTATTATATATTATCTGCTAAGATAAATTTacacaaaatatatatattttaattttggtgaaCCTACTTtagatatataattttgacTATGTTTTCTATTCTTTAGAATTGAGGCACGCGTTTATGTAGTATTGCACGTTAAACTATTGTACATTATTCCACGTTAACAAAGCTTTTACGGAAGCTTACAGCTATTCCCTGTGTTCCATTTTGTTTACCGATTTGTCGACTTCTTTTGTcaaatgaatttaattttaactattgttatttaaaatattttacaaaattaaaatctcaaaagAAAAGTATTTTGAAATGTTTGAAATTCAAGATTTACAAATCttatttctaaaaattttataactttataattttattaaaattaattgtcaAAATCGagattatttgataaaaaaaaagttgataaagaaacaaacaaaGTGAGGTGGAAGGAGTAATATTTAGCGTTAATAAATTGAATAGACAGGGGAACAATGGATGTAAATCCTTCACTATAAATAAATCTTTGgcttataaaaaatagaaaaaatttatttttcattgattTACCCAATTTAGGACTacagaaaaataattaatttggggtaggtctttttttttttttgtacttcTCATGATTTTGGTTTTTGATTTGGAATTATTATTGGCATGATGCTTAATTTCGTAATATTCCTATCATATTCtatattaattaacaaaaatctttgattgaaaaaaaaatcatacatTTCCAAAATCTTAtcttttttaagttaaaaaaaaaacaaaaaagtaaactttttatttaaaagaacGCGTTAAACACTCACGCGCCTATATTATACAGTCAATGCATAGACATGAAATAtggattaaataatataatttctttCCCCTTTCATTCACCAAAAGAAAGTGCTACAGTATGATGgagatttattaatttttttatccaaaaaaccaaaaaggaTGCTTGAGAAACTTGATTGTAACAAAATATTGTCAGCCTTGTCCTAATTCGAGGCATCATTTTCCATCcattctatatatatttttttctactCGATCAGATTGATTCACTTTATTATGTATCAGAAA from Theobroma cacao cultivar B97-61/B2 chromosome 9, Criollo_cocoa_genome_V2, whole genome shotgun sequence harbors:
- the LOC18589467 gene encoding uncharacterized protein LOC18589467, yielding MRFTEIDHFSHPHRLLLESAEVPFRCDGCKELGFGLCYQCPYEKCNFHLHKECGNAPPSTSHPFLKRCNFKFYKETPGWRARFCDACGLDIKGFLYQCSHEHAHDLHPCCAELPRSLSSNGEKIYLSNQVRSKCLKCKRKEIANGVKGWSYVSSCGNYCYHVACVKEAIIENWQGGYFQLDVTNELQISGPSQELAGRSGGTSGWRKARKLWLILKLVVSAIFGDPVTLISSLVQALLD